In Nocardia sp. NBC_00403, one DNA window encodes the following:
- a CDS encoding AraC family transcriptional regulator encodes MSQNGQPSVLGRSLVLPATAGDTAMVFGARVLPAGHWFDTHEHPQHQIAWAARGVLVVEIGDGHWVLPPTRALWIPGNTGHRTGTSEGATMHGIFVEPDRCPVAFGAPTMLRVTRLLHELFDHLTAPDTAPAPRRRAEAVVFDLLEPVEVIPIGAHPPSDPRARQVADALTRDPADARTLGQFAVHVSAAPRTLARLFVAETGMSFGQWRTQIRLAASLPPLAAGMPIARIAGRVGYSTPSAYVAAFRRAVGVSPGRYFAR; translated from the coding sequence GTGTCGCAGAACGGCCAACCTTCGGTCCTCGGCCGATCCCTGGTGCTCCCGGCCACCGCCGGCGACACCGCGATGGTCTTCGGCGCCCGCGTGCTGCCCGCAGGCCACTGGTTCGACACCCACGAGCATCCGCAGCATCAAATCGCCTGGGCCGCACGGGGTGTCCTCGTGGTCGAGATCGGCGACGGCCACTGGGTGCTGCCACCCACCCGGGCGCTGTGGATTCCCGGCAACACCGGGCACCGGACCGGGACCTCCGAGGGGGCCACAATGCACGGCATCTTCGTGGAACCGGACCGGTGTCCGGTCGCCTTCGGCGCGCCGACCATGCTGCGGGTCACCCGGCTCCTGCACGAATTGTTCGACCATCTCACCGCACCCGACACTGCCCCCGCGCCACGTCGCCGCGCGGAGGCAGTGGTTTTCGATCTGCTCGAACCGGTCGAGGTGATCCCGATCGGCGCGCATCCGCCGTCGGATCCACGAGCCAGGCAGGTGGCCGATGCGCTCACCCGTGATCCGGCCGATGCTCGCACCCTCGGCCAGTTCGCCGTCCACGTGTCCGCCGCGCCGCGCACGCTGGCCAGACTGTTCGTCGCGGAGACCGGAATGAGCTTCGGCCAGTGGCGAACTCAGATCCGGCTTGCCGCCTCGCTGCCGCCGCTGGCCGCCGGCATGCCGATCGCGCGGATCGCCGGGCGGGTCGGATACTCCACACCGAGTGCGTATGTTGCGGCGTTCCGGCGCGCCGTCGGCGTATCGCCCGGGCGCTACTTCGCGCGCTGA